In Euphorbia lathyris chromosome 10, ddEupLath1.1, whole genome shotgun sequence, a single genomic region encodes these proteins:
- the LOC136208844 gene encoding V-type proton ATPase subunit E-like, whose amino-acid sequence MNDADVSKQIQQMVRFIRQEAEEKANEISVAAEEEFNIEKLQLVEAEKKKIRQEYERKEKQVDVRKKIEYSMQLNASRIKVLQAQDDVVNAMKEAAAKDLLNVSSNHHVYKKLLKDLVVQSLLRLKEPAVLLRCRKDDLHFVESVLDSAKQEYADKVDVHTPEIIVDNTIFLPPAPTHHNAHGLYCSGGVVLASRDGKIVFENTLDARLDVVFRKKLPEIRKRLCGQTVA is encoded by the exons CCAGCAGATGGTCCGATTCATCCGCCAGGAAGCGGAAGAGAAGGCCAACGAGATCTCTGTTGCTGCAGAAGAA GAATTCAATATTGAGAAACTACAGCTTGTAGaggctgagaagaagaagatcagACAAGAGTACGAGCGTAAAGAGAAGCAAGTTGATGTTCGAAAGAAGAT tGAGTACTCCATGCAGCTTAACGCATCTCGGATTAAGGTTCTTCAAGCCCAAGATGATGTGGTTAATGCCATGAAAGAGGCGGCAGCAAAGGATCTTCTAAATGTGAGCAGTAACCATCACGTGTACAAAAAGCTCCTGAAAGATTTGGTAGTTCAG AGTTTGCTCAGACTTAAGGAGCCTGCTGTCTTGCTGCGTTGTCGGAAAGATGACCTGCATTTTGTGGAGTCTGTCCTGGATTCAGCAAAACAGGAATATGCAGACAAAGTAGATGTTCATACACCTGAAATCATCGTTGACAATACTATCTTTCTTCCACCTGCTCCTACTCATCATAATGCCCACGGTCTTTATTG CTCTGGAGGAGTGGTGCTAGCTTCTCGGGATGGGAAAATTGTATTTGAGAATACCCTTGATGCACGGTTGGATGTTGTTTTCCGCAAAAAACTTCCTGAG ATCCGAAAGAGGCTCTGTGGTCAGACCGTTGCATAA
- the LOC136209454 gene encoding WEB family protein At1g75720-like: MEIKEQGRAEIDTRPPFNSVKEAVLMFGERVLAPGIYANHLKRMGEHGGSESQSKMGAMRAELEDTKMRLEKAREEVEMMGKSIISLKEELAQTKAQLQWLKAKELMFIKNSQISIQNHEEEKQEEDEKKRNVKFASPPSLTKVISTSKEKEKEKFVRNSSTKKHSLAPIIRWLISKKKQPHS; encoded by the exons ATGGAGATTAAAGAACAAGGAAGAGCAGAAATAGATACAAGACCTCCTTTCAACTCTGTTAAAGAAGCTGTTTTGATGTTCGGCGAACGGGTTTTAGCTCCCGGAATCTATGCTAATCACCTCAAACGG ATGGGAGAACATGGAGGAAGTGAAAGTCAATCCAAAATGGGAGCAATGAGAGCAGAGCTTGAGGATACAAAAATGAGGCTTGAAAAGGCTAGAGAAGAAGTTGAAATGATGGGGAAAAGTATAATATCTTTAAAGGAAGAACTTGCACAAACTAAGGCACAACTTCAATGGCTCAAGGCTAAGGAATTAATGTTCATTAAAAACTCCCAAATTAGCATCCAAAATcatgaagaagaaaaacaagaagaagatgaaaagaAGAGAAATGTGAAATTTGCAAGTCCTCCTTCATTGACAAAAGTTATATCTActtcaaaggaaaaagaaaaagaaaagtttgtgagaaattcttctaccaAGAAACACTCACTTGCCCCTATTATAAGATGGCTTATTTCCAAGAAGAAACAACCTCACTCTTAA